A region from the Ictalurus punctatus breed USDA103 chromosome 25, Coco_2.0, whole genome shotgun sequence genome encodes:
- the LOC108257511 gene encoding bifunctional protein GlmU isoform X2 has protein sequence MKLELLLRKMETSMATPGSPLSVFALRLGPRQELLSSLQAFVEEKQLKAPFIITCVGSVTKATLRLANATADNTNQVIQLQECFEIVSLVGTLNTEAHLHICLADKEGRTVGGHVLGDLEVFTTAEVILGEATDLYFTREMDSRTGFPELVIQKRLEQT, from the exons ATG AAGCTGGAGCTGCTGTTACGGAAAATGGAAACATCAATG gccACACCAGGCTCGCCTCTGAGTGTGTTTGCCCTGCGTCTGGGCCCAAGACAGGAGTTACTCTCCTCTCTGCAGGCATTTGTAGAGGAGAAGCAGCTCAAAGCTCCATTCATCATCACATGCGTGGGCAGCGTGACAAAGGCAACACTACGACTGGCCAATGCAACGGCAGACAACACCAATCAG gtgaTTCAGCTGCAGGAATGCTTTGAGATTGTATCTCTGGTAGGCACACTAAACACTGAAGCTCATCTTCACATCTGCCTGGCTGATAAGGAGGGTCGAACCGTTGGCGGTCACGTGCTGGGTGACCTGGAAGTGTTCACTACAGCAGAAGTGATTCTAGGGGAAGCCACTGATCTCTACTTTACCAGAGAGATGGACAGCAGGACCGGCTTTCCTGAGCTGGTCATTCAAAAGCGTCTTGAGCAGACATGA
- the LOC108257511 gene encoding uncharacterized protein LOC108257511 isoform X3, with the protein MQFSRARTREEERERRHRESRCFYCGEGTHVIRQCPHRMPRQAEGSTDSKPRRHRATPGSPLSVFALRLGPRQELLSSLQAFVEEKQLKAPFIITCVGSVTKATLRLANATADNTNQVYIR; encoded by the exons ATGCAGTTCAGTCGTGCCCGGACCcgcgaggaggagagggagaggcgACATCGTGAGTCACGGTGCTTCTATTGCGGCGAGGGCACCCACGTCATTCGTCAGTGTCCCCATAGGATGCCACGACAGGCCGAGGGGAGCACGGACAGCAAACCTCGTCGCCACCGG gccACACCAGGCTCGCCTCTGAGTGTGTTTGCCCTGCGTCTGGGCCCAAGACAGGAGTTACTCTCCTCTCTGCAGGCATTTGTAGAGGAGAAGCAGCTCAAAGCTCCATTCATCATCACATGCGTGGGCAGCGTGACAAAGGCAACACTACGACTGGCCAATGCAACGGCAGACAACACCAATCAGGTCTATATCAG gtga
- the LOC108257511 gene encoding bifunctional protein GlmU isoform X1: MQFSRARTREEERERRHRESRCFYCGEGTHVIRQCPHRMPRQAEGSTDSKPRRHRATPGSPLSVFALRLGPRQELLSSLQAFVEEKQLKAPFIITCVGSVTKATLRLANATADNTNQVIQLQECFEIVSLVGTLNTEAHLHICLADKEGRTVGGHVLGDLEVFTTAEVILGEATDLYFTREMDSRTGFPELVIQKRLEQT; encoded by the exons ATGCAGTTCAGTCGTGCCCGGACCcgcgaggaggagagggagaggcgACATCGTGAGTCACGGTGCTTCTATTGCGGCGAGGGCACCCACGTCATTCGTCAGTGTCCCCATAGGATGCCACGACAGGCCGAGGGGAGCACGGACAGCAAACCTCGTCGCCACCGG gccACACCAGGCTCGCCTCTGAGTGTGTTTGCCCTGCGTCTGGGCCCAAGACAGGAGTTACTCTCCTCTCTGCAGGCATTTGTAGAGGAGAAGCAGCTCAAAGCTCCATTCATCATCACATGCGTGGGCAGCGTGACAAAGGCAACACTACGACTGGCCAATGCAACGGCAGACAACACCAATCAG gtgaTTCAGCTGCAGGAATGCTTTGAGATTGTATCTCTGGTAGGCACACTAAACACTGAAGCTCATCTTCACATCTGCCTGGCTGATAAGGAGGGTCGAACCGTTGGCGGTCACGTGCTGGGTGACCTGGAAGTGTTCACTACAGCAGAAGTGATTCTAGGGGAAGCCACTGATCTCTACTTTACCAGAGAGATGGACAGCAGGACCGGCTTTCCTGAGCTGGTCATTCAAAAGCGTCTTGAGCAGACATGA